Sequence from the Paramisgurnus dabryanus chromosome 3, PD_genome_1.1, whole genome shotgun sequence genome:
ATTGAGCATTACTGGGTTATGTATTAGACATAAGATGGATGAATAGGTGAATGTAAAGTGAAATATGAGAAAATACACATGTGAAAATGGTTCATGGATGTTTTTAAAGAGTTTATAATGTTGATTGTTATCGGATAATAAACTGTGAGTGAGTTTAAAATGCATTTGCAACTGAAAGTATATTGAGCCAAAATGGCTGCGAAAGCATGAGTGTGTCAGAGCCAAAAGGGCGACGTACATGTAAAACACAAGGATAATGTGAAGCAAAatgcaatttatttatttgtgacaGTTTAGAAAATGAAAGCAATGTCTTGTTAATGTTATTATGATGTGAACAATATGATATTTGGTTGAAAACTCCATGAAGAAGctatgattaaaatgtaactaCCCTTATTGAAATATGTTAATGATGTTAATGAATAGaaatcactgaaataattttgatttaaatgttgtttttgtaacaAACGTTTTTCACATTTTGGCAACATTTTGAATGATCTGCAAATGTTCACAGTTTACATTTTGGCGTATgttaaacacatttattaactctttcgccgccagcgttttttaaaaaagttgccagccagcgccagcgtttttaatgattttcacatgagtttaatgccttccagaaaattttcttctttaaatatataaacatacaatataccaaatgaaagaacagaccctctgctttcaaacaaaaaacctgtttcatcctaccttcagtagttcttttgtaatcagcttttgaatatgggtaggtttctgcaaaaaaaaaaagcagAGCTAATTCCATTTTtctgacggacttttcataaagatcccattcagagcgatctttaaaacagacacggacatgcagccgcttgccatagggcaatacttccgggtttaaaaagttgtggtattgcggaaagccggaaatactcgtcatttgcagggaagcgttttctcttgattaacgagatatctgtaatgtttttagtaaggcatgtttgttaaaactagttatattacccAATTAAACTAAGGGCTATTTCTGGCTTAAATTAAtccttgtccgggaaaccacccctaaatgttaatcttgtatggactttgaacttgttAGGATTTGGAAAACAGGGAACTAGCAGAAGGTTTAGTTATCTTACAAATGtgctaataaaatatataaaataaaactgtTCTCTATACATTTGCTcgtgtaataagtgggataatgtatagCCATCTGGGTTGTTATCGCAAATAAATTCCTTCAGTGATACCACCCTGTTGGGATTCTGCCTAATGTGTCCCTTACCCCCCCCACACCTAACTGTGATCATTACTTACTAAATTATGATTATACACTCCCCTAAAGGATTAtcaggaacacctgttcaatttcttattaatgcaattatctaatcaaccaatcacatggcagttgcttcaatgcatttaggggtgtggtcctggtcaagacaatctccttaactccaaactgaatgtcagaattggaaagaaatgtgatttaagcaattttgcgggtggcatggttgttggttagtacttcacaatctgctcagttactgggattttcacacacaaccatttgtagggtttacaaagaatggtgtgaaaagggaaaaacatccagtatgcggcagtcctgtgggcgaaaatgccttgttgatgctagaggtcagaggagaatgggccgactgattcaagctgatagaagagcaacttttactgaaataaccactcgttacaattgaggtatgcagcaaagcatttgtgaagccacaacatgcacaaccttgaggcggatgggctacaacagcagaagaccccaccaggtaccactcatctccactacaaataggaaaaagaggctacaatttgcatgagctcatcaaaattggacagttgaagaatGGAAAAATTTTGCCAGGTCTGATTAGTCTCGATTTCTTTTGATGGTTtcttcagatggtagagtcagaatttggcataaacagaatgagaacatggatccatcatgctttgttaccactgtgcaggctggtggtggtggtgtaatagtgtgggggatgttttcttggcacctTAGGCACCTAAtgccgcttttccattgcatagtaccccacggtttagtttagtttgggtcgggtcagctcacctcactttggtgtggttagcttttccatcgagtttagtatcacttcgtagtgggagggattataggcgtgtcgttatatttacgctgcctactgctgtgacatcatacacgtgagagcgttgttgtacattcccatacattcatttatttctcagtctgccacaaaattaaaattggccaccacatagatgtttgcacatcgcgtttataactacctctgtctcacatgacagtttctgttcaaacacccgacccgtggtgtcagtcgacggcgctccgttgagcctcattcaagttgcatttaagcataataatgcggacgtgctcatcgcgaatgtgccgccacaaactgtaagtctggaaaaaactgttatggtctcccggattctcaacctgtggatgtttttcatcgctaaaagggtgtttggaaacttatagcaaaacacagataacaacatgtttgcttgagacagcgcaagctagcagtaagctaaagctaatatttacattatagcgatgacgcttctctcagaccaatcagtgatctacagtgttttcgcatcacgtttggtatcagctcgggtcgcttggaaccccaaccgaggtggtacgataaaaagtatcgggtactacgtactgcacccaatggaaaagctcccaaaagtaagctgacccgacccaaactaaactaaaccgtggggtactatgcaatggaaaagcgccattagtgtcaattgggcattgtttaaatgctacggcctacctgagcattgtttctgaccatgtccatccctttatgaccaccatgtacccatcctctgatggctacttccagcagggtAATGCACCAtgtttgtgccctggatgtgcatcccacaaatctccatcaactgcaagaggctatcctatcaatatgggccaacatttctaaagaatgctttcagcaacTTGtcgaatcaatgccatgtagaattaaggcagttctgaaggaaaagggggtcaaacacagtattagtatggtgtttctAATAATCATTTAGGTGAGTTTATATGACTGTATTATTAATCAAACATGTAGTTTTattgataagagcaaacgttggTGACCAATGGGTTGTCACTAATTGCTGGCTGCAAAAAGCAAATATGCTGGTTCAACTGGCGAGGAGCAAGTACATAAAGTGTGAGAAGTTTAATCTACAACCCCAAAttagaaaaagttgggacactgtagaaattgtgagtaaaaaagtaatggaataatttacaaatctcataaacttatattttattcacaatagaatagataacatatcaaatgtagaaagtgagacattttgaaatgtcatgccaaatattggctcattttggtgtttcatgagagctacacattccaaaaaaagttgggacaggtagcaataagaggccggaaaatttaaatgtacatataaaggaacagctggaggaggaccaatgtttaggaatgggaatgttgtcccattcttgtctaaaacaggcttctagttgctcaactgtcttaggtcttctatgtcgcatcttcctctttataaTGCACCGAATGTTTTCTGTtggtgacagatctggactgcaggctggccatttcagtactcagatccttcttctatgcagtcttgacgttgtaactgatgcagtatgtggtctggcattgtcatgttggaaaatgcaaggtcttccctgaaagagacgacgtctgaatgggatcatatgttgctctaaaacttggataaacctttcagcattgatggtgctttttcagatgtgtaagctgctcATGCCACAcccactcatgcaaccccaaaccatcagagatgcaggtttctgaactgagcgctaataacaacttgggttgtcattgtcctctttagtccggatgaaatggcgtcccagttttccaaaaagaccttcaaattttgatacgtctgaccacagaacagttttccactttgccaaagtcaaTTTTAAATTATCCTTGGCCAAGAGAAAACGCctgcgcttctgggtcatgtttagatatggcttcttgtttgacctatagagtcTTAGCTGGCAGCCGCGAATGACACAGTGAattgtgttcaccgacaatgttttctggaagtattccagaatCCATGTTATGATTTTCATTACAGTAGCaatcctgtatgtgatgcagtgctgtCTAAGGGCctgaagatcacgggcatcaagtatggttttcaAGCCTTGACCATTACGCCCAGAGATTGTttcagattctctgaatctttttatgatattatgcactgtagatgatgataacttcaaactctttgcaatttttctctgagaaactcagaaaactatttttcgctgcagcattgggggaactggtgattctctgcccatcttgacctctgagagacactgccactctgacaggcttttttatacccaatcatgttgccaattaacCTAATcagttgcaaattagtccttaagcttttccttacagtatgtgtacatttaaattttctggcctcttattgctccctgtcccaacttttttttgaaTGTGTAgcctcatgaaatccaaaatgagccaatatttggcatgacatttaaaaatatctcactttcaacatttgatatgttatctatattctattgtaaataaaatataagtttatgagattagtaaattattccattccttttttactcacaatttcgacagtgtcccaactttttctgatttggggttgtagatCCAATTTCGCCCCCTGGACATTGTGTTCTGCAGTGAAGACCATCATTCTGTTTTCATCCCAATCCAACCTCCAACctccaaacctaaccctaaacccaacatctcacCAGATTTGGCTGTAATGTATCCTCTCTAGCCAGAATCCTCATTCCCACAACACAACAATTGCtactaattattattttattgtaagGTGGGACTTGTTGGGTCATATAAGCATTTAATTTTACACAATTCGCAGTAATACAAACCCAAAGCATGGTTAACAACAAAACACGGTTTTACAAATGGTACATGTGAGGAATAAATGACGACGGGCAGTTGAAtttcaaaaaaaataatgcacacccaatgtggtaatgcggcacgatgTGAAGCGGAGCCGCAGGTGTGCactattttcaaataattcaaaggaccggagtaaATTGTTCAGCTTATACTACTGTTCCCACAGACATTGCTATGGatgttattttaagacatttaactACCCACTTTACAAATTAAACATGGTTTTCAACCGtaactgtgtttttattttggcttataccacgagcctgttgaatgctttattctgattggttgagaaatgagattatttttctgtaatacGCACACCTGACATGTGTTAAAACCTCAGAAATAGTTCAATCAACAGAACCCGACCTAATTTACCATGGTTGTTGTTAGTACAATAACTATCTGACTTAGTATTAGAAATTATCAttatctaatatatatatataaattaatattctGATTTTGTAATTTCTATAAAAGATAGGGGTAAGTTGGGTCATTTCTGTTTTCTTTGATATATCTTAaacttcttaaaaaaatatcttcttaaaaaaacatgtttctaTCTGTCTTGCAATTTTTCAAAGTAATATTTTATATACTCTGCGATTAAAATAATGTTGCCGCTAATTTAAACAACTGCTAAAGTCGCCTTATTCATAACATTTGCTataatgaaaaacattttaagtcaTAAAAGACTGAGACCATCATGCATCTTTATTAAGTCTTTACATCTTAAGCACTTTACATTCACTTGCTACCATCTGATAATTCACAGTTAAAGCAAAAAAGCAAAGGAAAAACATTTGATCTAGCTGTCTTATCTGCTTTGTGGTTTGCCTGCAAACTATATCCAGGAAGCCACTGCATGCATCATTTAAAAAGCATCATCTGAGCTCCTTCCACAGCAAACTGTCCGTATGCTGTCAAAAACAGCCATGTACAAAAGCGGATGTATGCACATGTTTAAGGTGGTCAACACTTTTGACACTTGATATGAATCATGCACCCTGCAAAATGCACTCTCTTGATTAGGCTTGCCATACAATCTTAAGTACTCTTGATATGTCTGCAAAACATGATAAGGCACAAATGATATGGCGTATAGGACACAGACCAAACCTACCAGTAGAGCCACTTTCCTTTTCTCCAACATGgtgatatttttattttgcagaACAGTCCAAATCACACCTAGATAAGATGCAAAGGTAACTACAAAAGGAATCATGCATCCCACAACCATGAGAAATACCTTGTACTGGAAATGGGTTTTTTTCATATCTTCATTATAACATGACACACAAAGTGTTTTATTTGCATATGTGATCTTCGTTCCAGCAAAATGAAGGACTGGTGACACAGTTATTACCACTATGAGCCATGTCAGCGCGCTTATGATCTTCGCATGTTTAGGCCGAACGTAGCTGCGGGTGAAGAATGGGTAGACGATTGCCAGATATCTGTTGATGCTGATGCACATGATAAAAATAATGCTGACGTAGAGGTTGCAGTTAAAGAGGAAGCGTTCGATTTTGCATGCAGCAACTCCAAATGTCCACTGCTTCTTTTTGGCATAGTAAATGATGAGCAAAGGCAAGGTTAGGACATAAAGTACATCACTGATGGCCAGGTTACAGGAGAACACAACTCCAGTGTGCCagttctttctctctttcatgAACAGGAGCCACAAGGCAAATAAATTCCCGGCTAAAGCCacacacatttcaatgccataCAGTGGTGGTAGGAATTTGATTTGAAATTCATATTCCCTGCAATTGTTCATACTATTGTTCATTTTCACTCTTCTCTGTTCCctacaaaaagaaagaaagtatTTTGTACTGTTACAACAACcataaaagcgctatataaatgcagtccgtTTACCATAAATGATTTCAGACAGCTCATCCAGTtaatattaaaattttaaacaatactattcAAAGACTTGACTTTTACATTCTAAttcttatttaaattattaaattatctaCAATTTCGAACAATTGGTTTTGTTGCCGGAAGTTTAATGACAATAAATTATACAATTTGTGGTAATCAGGAGGACTGGGAAAAGAtacataaaatgttttttaaaaataaaattaccaAAACTTAGATTTTAAtttgatcaaaataaactaccatatttttgtattttaaatataatgtcTTCGCAAAACCTTTTATCAGTTCCCCCATTCGATTTACCTCTTCACcaccagaggtgtaaagtacttgagtaattttacttgattactgtacttaagtattatttttggggatttttactttacttgagtacaatttaaaatcagtacttttacttttacttaattacattttttaagaaaaaaaagtactttttactccttacaattttatttacagtcaaaacttatttttttagagatcactttattctattttcccttactcttaccaaaccaattgaattgtgctgacggccagtttaatttaaatgttatttattttccttggcCGAGATACAGCGTGCCAATCCCTGAAATTCATACGGTCGTAGCTCAGGCACCTTAAGTCCTTATCCTACCCAAGAGGGCCTTTTCAACGAGCCTATCCCcgactctctaaccctttctgTGGCCGACGGTCTCCTGAATTTCAAACGTCCGTGGCTCGGTCGCTTTAAGTCCTAGGCATTCGCCCTTGGCGTTCCTTATCCTACCTGagagggcctttccaacgagccaaccctgacgctctaaccctttccccggctgaGATACAGCGGTCATTCCCCTGATTTTCCCACGACCGTAGCTTGGATGCCTTTGGGTCGCTTATACCCGAGGGGACTTAAGGTGCCCGAGCTATAGCCGTGGAAAAAATCGGGGAAAGGACCACCGTATCTCGGctggggaaagggctagagactcGTGGGTGGCTTGTTGGAAAGGCCCTCTTGGGTAGGATAagggacccgaagggcgaacgcCCTGGACTTACAGTAAGGTGCCTGAGCTAAGGCCAAGGAAAAATCCGGGAAGGGTTGACCATATCTCGGCCCGAGAAAGGGCTAGGACTCGCGAGTGGGCTCGTCGGATGAAGATTTTTTCACTTCTTTGAAACCGACAACACATTAAGCCAGCAAAGAGTTGGATGGATATCTGGTCTGAGTTTCAGACACCAGGGAGTCTCTGCTCACGTTCCCGGCTATTTgcagcctctctatcaagactaagaccttgttcacgctgtcagtccaaatctgattttgttgCACATCTGACTggacagactcactgtccacattgtgtatcacaactgtttagATCCGATCTGTGTGCCCTGTAGGGTTttctgcactgtttctatggcaatgacgtcacACTGGCACAACAATCGTGTTTACATTTTACGTGACGCAacagcatgacgtaaccgaaaagctacaaaaatacgatcagagcggtcagacttaaatgtatttcaggaaatgtgatttgaaaagtatttcaaaccacctctggataTAGCTTGAagcagaaaagaaaaaaactgatttcatgtggtttttagccgttcacacgttctaaatgtgattgggtTCCAATCGAATATGCACCAAGgtcagatttggactgacaaTGTGAACAAGAACTAATACAACTCTTTCTGCACTGGCTGTCTGTGAGATGCTTGATACTCAATTTTGAAAATCAGCTTCTGCTTTAGTTAAATTCGAGGTTTCACAactttgagtagcatgttgcatactgaaattaggtcg
This genomic interval carries:
- the LOC135731801 gene encoding P2Y purinoceptor 11-like; the protein is MNNSMNNCREYEFQIKFLPPLYGIEMCVALAGNLFALWLLFMKERKNWHTGVVFSCNLAISDVLYVLTLPLLIIYYAKKKQWTFGVAACKIERFLFNCNLYVSIIFIMCISINRYLAIVYPFFTRSYVRPKHAKIISALTWLIVVITVSPVLHFAGTKITYANKTLCVSCYNEDMKKTHFQYKVFLMVVGCMIPFVVTFASYLGVIWTVLQNKNITMLEKRKVALLVGLVCVLYAISFVPYHVLQTYQEYLRLYGKPNQESAFCRVHDSYQVSKVLTTLNMCIHPLLYMAVFDSIRTVCCGRSSDDAF